The following coding sequences lie in one Halorarum halophilum genomic window:
- a CDS encoding DUF2061 domain-containing protein, with protein sequence MGLHDVQSTWFPPRSHRRSLVKTAGYRLLMVVVTVLVALLVTGSLTQALNIGIVANVVKTGTYYGYERLWARID encoded by the coding sequence ATGGGGTTACATGACGTCCAGTCGACGTGGTTCCCGCCCCGGAGCCATCGTCGGTCGCTCGTCAAGACGGCCGGCTATCGCCTGCTCATGGTGGTCGTAACGGTGCTCGTCGCGCTGCTCGTCACGGGGAGCCTGACACAGGCGCTGAACATCGGCATCGTCGCCAACGTCGTGAAGACCGGCACGTACTACGGCTACGAGCGGCTGTGGGCGCGGATCGACTGA
- a CDS encoding acyl-CoA carboxylase subunit beta — MKVHVGAGASEEEASAIASALAEHLAVDIEVFAGESDEPAATASAPEREYPLADDLGPTDREGALREEIADILEGGPKKYRDRLPEQGKLFVRDRLDLWFGGDDEGEAGSGGLKFEDGKFAHFDAWHPDSPDVEEYDESDRVPADGLITGAAEFEGRDVHFMANDFTVKAGSMAGRGVEKFLRMQQRALKNGKPVLYLMDSSGGRIDQQTGFFANREGIGKYYYNHSMLSGRVPQVCVLYGPCIAGAAYTPVFADFTVMVEGMSAMAIASPRMVKMVTGEEIDMQDLGGPEVHAKHSGSADLVARDEEHARELVAQLMTYLPDKAGEKPPRSEAKPPKYSPEGIDELIPEAPNRPYDVHDLIERVADAESVFELKPDYGAEIVTAFVRIDGRPVGVVANQPTQRSGAIFPDAAEKAAEFIWTCDAYEVPLLYLCDTPGFMAGAAVEKDAILEKGKKFIYATSSATVPKQTVVVRKAYGAGIYAMGGPAYEPESVIGLPSGEIGIMGPEAAINAVYANKLDDIEDEAERREREAELREEYRRDIDVHRMASEVVIDEIVPPSALREELVQRFDFYADVEKSLPDKKHGTVL, encoded by the coding sequence ATGAAGGTCCACGTGGGCGCAGGGGCGAGCGAGGAGGAGGCGAGCGCCATCGCGTCCGCACTCGCGGAGCACCTGGCGGTCGATATCGAGGTGTTCGCGGGCGAGAGCGACGAGCCGGCGGCGACCGCGTCCGCGCCCGAGCGGGAGTACCCGCTGGCGGACGACCTCGGGCCGACCGACCGCGAGGGCGCGCTCCGCGAGGAGATCGCCGACATCCTCGAGGGGGGCCCGAAGAAGTACAGGGATCGACTCCCCGAGCAGGGGAAACTGTTCGTCCGCGACCGGCTCGACCTCTGGTTCGGCGGGGACGACGAGGGCGAGGCCGGTTCGGGTGGCCTGAAGTTCGAGGATGGCAAGTTCGCGCACTTCGACGCGTGGCACCCCGACTCGCCGGACGTCGAGGAGTACGACGAGTCCGATCGGGTGCCCGCCGACGGGCTCATCACCGGCGCCGCGGAGTTCGAGGGGCGGGACGTCCACTTCATGGCGAACGACTTCACCGTAAAGGCGGGGTCGATGGCCGGCCGAGGGGTCGAGAAGTTCCTGCGGATGCAACAGCGCGCGCTGAAGAACGGCAAGCCGGTGCTGTACCTCATGGACTCCTCGGGCGGTCGCATCGACCAGCAGACGGGATTCTTCGCCAACCGCGAGGGCATCGGGAAGTACTACTACAACCACTCGATGCTCTCGGGGCGCGTCCCGCAGGTCTGCGTGCTGTACGGCCCCTGCATCGCCGGCGCCGCCTACACGCCGGTGTTCGCCGACTTCACGGTGATGGTCGAGGGGATGTCTGCGATGGCGATCGCCTCCCCCCGGATGGTGAAGATGGTCACCGGCGAGGAGATCGACATGCAGGACCTCGGCGGACCGGAGGTCCACGCGAAGCACTCCGGCAGCGCCGACCTCGTCGCCCGCGACGAGGAGCACGCCCGCGAACTCGTCGCACAGCTGATGACGTACCTGCCGGACAAGGCGGGCGAGAAACCCCCGCGGAGCGAGGCGAAACCGCCGAAGTACTCGCCCGAGGGCATCGACGAGCTGATCCCGGAGGCCCCGAACCGCCCGTACGACGTCCACGATCTGATCGAGCGCGTCGCCGACGCGGAGTCGGTGTTCGAACTCAAGCCCGACTACGGGGCGGAGATCGTCACCGCGTTCGTCCGCATCGACGGCCGGCCGGTCGGCGTCGTCGCCAACCAGCCGACCCAGCGCTCGGGCGCCATCTTCCCCGACGCGGCCGAGAAGGCCGCGGAGTTCATCTGGACCTGTGACGCCTACGAGGTGCCCCTGCTGTACCTCTGTGACACGCCGGGGTTCATGGCCGGCGCGGCGGTCGAGAAGGACGCCATCCTTGAGAAGGGGAAGAAGTTCATCTACGCGACCTCCTCCGCGACCGTCCCGAAGCAGACCGTGGTCGTCCGGAAGGCGTACGGCGCAGGCATCTACGCGATGGGCGGCCCCGCGTACGAACCCGAATCCGTCATCGGCCTCCCGTCCGGTGAGATCGGCATCATGGGTCCCGAGGCGGCGATCAACGCGGTCTACGCGAACAAACTGGACGACATCGAGGACGAGGCGGAGCGGCGGGAACGCGAGGCCGAACTCCGCGAGGAGTACCGGCGCGACATTGACGTCCACCGGATGGCCAGCGAGGTCGTCATCGACGAGATCGTCCCGCCCTCGGCGCTCCGCGAGGAGCTCGTCCAGCGGTTCGACTTCTACGCGGACGTCGAGAAGTCCCTGCCCGACAAGAAGCACGGCACCGTGCTGTGA
- a CDS encoding class 1 fructose-bisphosphatase has product MGDDDVVTRIMETVARTAPEVRRGLVGRRSYLDEENPSGESMLAADDHADDLLEDRLTGIDGVGAYASEEREGVVDAGEGLSVTCDPLDGSSNLKPNNTMGTIVGVYDAPLPAAGRELVAAAFVLYGPITTMMVARGGTPTEYLVDEDGTREELRDVELPEDPTVYGFGGRVPDWRADFAAYVDEVERELKLRYGGAMIGDVNQVLTYGGVFAYPALESSPNGKLRLQFEGIPIGYIVEAAGGASSDGSRSLLEVEATELHQRTPVHVGNAELVDRLEATVTR; this is encoded by the coding sequence ATGGGCGACGACGACGTCGTCACCCGAATCATGGAGACGGTCGCCCGGACGGCGCCGGAGGTCCGCCGCGGCCTCGTCGGCCGGCGGTCGTACCTCGACGAGGAGAACCCCTCGGGGGAGTCGATGCTCGCGGCCGACGACCACGCCGACGACCTGCTGGAGGACCGGCTGACGGGCATCGACGGCGTCGGCGCGTACGCCAGCGAGGAGCGCGAGGGCGTCGTCGACGCCGGGGAGGGCCTGTCGGTGACGTGCGACCCGCTCGACGGCTCCTCGAACCTCAAGCCGAACAACACGATGGGAACCATCGTCGGGGTGTACGACGCCCCCCTCCCGGCCGCCGGTCGGGAACTCGTCGCCGCCGCCTTCGTCCTCTACGGGCCGATCACGACGATGATGGTCGCGCGCGGCGGGACGCCCACGGAGTACCTTGTCGACGAGGACGGCACGCGGGAAGAACTCCGCGACGTTGAACTCCCCGAGGACCCGACGGTGTACGGTTTCGGCGGCCGCGTCCCGGACTGGCGGGCTGACTTCGCGGCGTACGTCGACGAGGTCGAACGGGAGCTAAAGCTCCGGTACGGCGGCGCGATGATCGGCGACGTGAACCAGGTGCTCACCTACGGCGGCGTGTTCGCCTACCCGGCGCTCGAATCGAGCCCGAACGGGAAGCTCCGCCTGCAGTTCGAGGGCATCCCGATCGGCTACATCGTCGAGGCCGCCGGCGGGGCGTCCTCGGACGGATCCCGGTCGCTGCTCGAGGTCGAAGCGACGGAACTCCACCAGCGGACGCCGGTCCACGTCGGCAACGCGGAACTCGTCGACCGGCTGGAAGCGACGGTGACGCGCTAG
- a CDS encoding malectin domain-containing carbohydrate-binding protein — MMRGGDNRIFAVLFAVLMMTSMFAGTVAFTGSASAAPGDVLYRVNGGGSTVAATDGGQDWIAGSGSAYVSGGSTYSTASSVSTDGTVPASTPSSVFQSELYGDQQWTFSDGIQSGEEYEVRLYFAEIYHGVDGGNAAGGEGDRVFDVSVEGETVLDDYDIYADVGSATGTMKSYTVAPDDGQIDVGLTTEVDNAKISAIEIVEAEPQPDTLGGPSSVDFGTVLVDDSETETVTVTNLGDDGDADITIDDVSVAGDDAFSAGAPSQATLAPGESADVPVTFAPSDAQSKAATLTIDHSGSNSPLEVALSGEGASDVPVGFSESTLQGFSAGNPTAIDFGPDGRAYVSTQGGAVYALEVERTDGGDYQVVNEEQIDAIEDIPNHDDLGNLDAGETNRQITGLTVGGTAEQPIVYVSSSDPEIRVGQDTDATDTNSGAISRLAFDRNADGSLASVDHDVMVLGLPRSEENHATNGLDLTADGDTLYVAQGGHTNKGAPGDNFGHTPEYALSAAVLEIDLAQIEANYQAKSLQNENGNYPDLDYLYSIPTVQGGDLPFGGDDGLNQAKIVEGGPVQVYSPGYRNPYDLVLSEDEQLYVIDNGPNGGWGGQPEGDGASGVCTNVPNEDGSYGTGDQLHLATEGSYGGHAAPIRANPDDAGLYDADGNQYHDFDSSDTPVPFDMANPVECDYQDPNEDNSIGPTFGWTGGITEYTASNFGGEMQGDLLVVENSNTIKRVQLNAAGDGVTEVTSPFNTAGALGITAQDDDEAYPGTIWTANHGDGDVTVFEPNDFGDGGGDQCTGADDPSLDEDGDGYDNADEIDAGSDPCSAASTPADFDDDGTSNVNDPDDDNDGLDDTEDPFAIDPNNGLDTNLPVAYDFAPNSESGTILNLGFTGVMTNGQDYQELYDPDEVTAGGAANVLTVENVPQGDAHQNTNTQQHGYQVGVNADEPFTIESTVNGLPDDAESFQSQGIFLGTGDQDNYAKLTATGFSSGSGSGVQFATEEDGSFTDVANPPAPTAGNATTLSMTVYPSNGTVEAYYAVDDGEEQFVGETTVPTSWFDTADGNGTAVGVIATSNGASSTFDATWQNLYVEQLNPPANQPPTADAGADVTVDEGQEVTLDASGSTDPDGDTLGYTWTQTSGSPSGLLDMSDSEQVTFTAPDVDGDTTFTFQVEVADGNGGTDTDTVDVTVQDTDSDTGGDMSVAEAVAMGGENDTLIEDSEIQQAINWWSTGGEVPNTGGQTIDDSEIQTLINMWATDASVGGGSGGETGSALVEITPDSGLETSTYGGGTYQVTNTGEKEIAAVSFDLSTATLPDMVFDPQGTAGDPTGEGLNIASDGGTGITTAEGDEAFSQPHNGQDADDGYDVMTVEFDDFQNGETATFWADNDPTSIKGATVGSQEAGPVSGLELARSTVTITYADGTTQTTQLMGDGSDGGSTAVVTEGETPAPTIGAQDVSLDSGVLDGYHSGATVSEAGQTIMVTGEPGETVTLVRVEGELTLTNVPNDGYNIEEYEANNAQNVEYYTATVGSNGQAEIPVTLTDTTSDGDDNAGYNYFVAAHGEASGDMGLASNVVVLQYDESAGDGDTGDGDVAFAVNAGGSEYTAGDGTVFQADTGFSGGSTYSVTQDIGDTQDDPLYQTERYGDFSYDVPLEDGEYEVTLHFAEIYQGVSENDGVDSTGPDDGTQENDRVFDASIEGQQVLENYDIYAEVGPLNATQETFTADVTDGELNVQFSTVYDNAKVSAIEVRTASDDGDGNAAPSVDSISDLTVTEGDSASVPVSASDADGDALSLSVDGPSFVGLDDAGDGTGTLSVAPQSGDAGTYTVDVTADDGTTTTTESFEVTVEAPSSGGTGSADFTVNENGGIDASTYSGGSFEVTNTGDKQISSVTYDLSSATFPDVVFDPDGTAGDSAGKGFTADSGGSATGLQGGSFAAPHNGQDGADGYDELTTTFDDFENGETFAFSTDIDPTSIKNAQGTGAAGSVSGLELTGATVTVEYADGSTQTTQLFGDGSDGGSQATASDDLASAPTLGVDGASLDSGALASQHSAATVSEAGQTITVTGPADATVVLLHVEGQLELANQANGYDLEAYEANTAENVDYQTVDLGSDGEATVDVTLTNTSSSGVEGGYNHFVATVQDGDGTGATSNVVVLKYDESSDTTGPESQVLHRVNAGEDTTVPATDDGPDWTGVSDTSSPYLASVASSDAGTYCAGDDVTADGTVPSSTPDAVFDCERYGEMTWEFPVDAGQEIEVRLYLANSYPGASEPGDRQFNVSIEGTQVLTQYDPVADVGHATGTTKSFTVTDDGDGTVTVAFEQGAVENPEVRAIEIVEEGDSQ; from the coding sequence ATGATGCGCGGCGGAGACAACCGAATATTCGCGGTACTGTTCGCGGTACTGATGATGACGTCGATGTTCGCCGGCACGGTGGCCTTCACCGGGTCGGCGTCCGCCGCACCCGGCGACGTCCTGTATCGCGTGAACGGAGGCGGATCGACCGTGGCGGCCACCGACGGCGGCCAGGACTGGATCGCCGGTTCCGGATCGGCGTACGTGAGCGGTGGATCGACGTACTCCACAGCGAGTAGCGTCTCGACCGACGGGACCGTCCCGGCGAGTACGCCGAGCTCCGTGTTCCAGAGCGAACTGTACGGCGACCAGCAGTGGACCTTCTCCGACGGCATCCAGAGCGGCGAGGAGTACGAGGTCCGCCTGTACTTCGCCGAGATATACCACGGCGTCGACGGCGGCAACGCCGCCGGCGGCGAGGGTGACCGCGTCTTCGACGTGAGCGTCGAGGGTGAGACGGTCCTCGACGACTACGACATCTACGCCGACGTGGGCTCGGCGACCGGTACGATGAAGTCGTACACGGTCGCGCCCGACGACGGCCAGATCGACGTCGGCCTCACGACCGAGGTCGACAACGCGAAGATCTCCGCCATCGAGATCGTCGAAGCCGAGCCCCAGCCCGACACGCTCGGCGGACCGTCGAGCGTCGACTTCGGCACCGTGCTCGTCGACGATTCCGAGACCGAGACGGTCACGGTGACGAACCTCGGCGACGACGGCGACGCGGACATCACGATCGACGACGTCTCCGTCGCCGGGGACGACGCGTTCTCCGCGGGCGCTCCGTCACAGGCGACGCTCGCGCCCGGCGAGTCCGCGGACGTTCCGGTGACGTTCGCGCCCTCGGACGCCCAGTCAAAGGCCGCGACGCTCACCATCGACCACTCCGGGAGCAACTCCCCGCTGGAGGTCGCACTCTCCGGCGAGGGCGCGAGTGACGTCCCGGTCGGCTTCAGCGAGTCCACGCTGCAGGGCTTCAGCGCCGGCAACCCGACGGCCATCGACTTCGGGCCGGACGGCCGGGCGTACGTCTCCACGCAAGGTGGAGCCGTCTATGCGCTAGAGGTCGAACGCACGGACGGAGGCGACTACCAGGTCGTCAACGAGGAGCAGATCGACGCGATCGAGGACATCCCGAACCACGACGACCTCGGGAACCTCGACGCGGGCGAGACCAACAGGCAGATAACCGGACTCACGGTCGGCGGCACGGCCGAACAACCGATCGTCTACGTCTCCTCGAGCGATCCCGAGATACGTGTCGGACAAGACACTGACGCCACCGACACAAATTCCGGCGCGATCTCCCGGCTGGCGTTCGACCGGAACGCGGACGGGAGCCTCGCGAGCGTCGACCACGACGTGATGGTCCTCGGACTCCCGCGCTCCGAGGAGAACCACGCCACGAACGGCCTCGACCTGACCGCCGACGGCGACACGCTGTACGTCGCACAGGGCGGGCACACCAACAAAGGGGCCCCCGGTGACAACTTCGGACACACGCCCGAGTACGCGCTCTCCGCGGCGGTCCTCGAAATCGACCTGGCACAGATCGAGGCCAACTACCAGGCGAAGAGCCTCCAGAACGAGAACGGGAACTACCCGGACCTCGACTACCTGTACTCGATCCCGACCGTCCAGGGTGGCGACCTGCCCTTCGGCGGCGACGACGGCCTCAACCAGGCCAAGATCGTCGAGGGCGGTCCGGTTCAGGTCTACTCGCCCGGGTACCGGAACCCGTACGACCTCGTCCTGTCGGAGGACGAGCAGCTCTACGTCATCGACAACGGCCCGAACGGCGGCTGGGGCGGCCAGCCGGAGGGCGACGGTGCGAGCGGCGTCTGTACCAACGTCCCTAACGAGGACGGGAGCTACGGGACCGGCGACCAGCTCCACCTCGCCACCGAGGGTTCCTACGGCGGCCACGCCGCGCCGATCCGGGCGAACCCGGACGACGCCGGCCTCTACGACGCGGACGGGAACCAGTACCACGACTTCGACTCGTCGGACACGCCCGTCCCGTTCGACATGGCCAACCCCGTCGAGTGCGACTATCAGGACCCGAACGAGGACAACTCCATCGGTCCGACGTTCGGCTGGACCGGTGGCATCACGGAGTACACGGCGTCCAACTTCGGCGGCGAGATGCAGGGTGACCTGCTCGTCGTCGAGAACAGCAACACCATCAAGCGCGTTCAGCTGAACGCCGCCGGTGACGGCGTCACCGAAGTCACGTCGCCGTTCAACACGGCCGGTGCGCTGGGCATCACCGCGCAGGACGACGACGAGGCGTACCCCGGAACCATCTGGACCGCCAACCACGGTGATGGCGACGTCACCGTCTTCGAGCCGAACGACTTCGGCGACGGCGGTGGCGACCAGTGCACGGGGGCGGACGACCCGTCCCTCGACGAGGACGGCGATGGTTACGACAACGCCGACGAGATCGACGCGGGTTCGGACCCGTGCTCCGCGGCGTCCACGCCCGCTGACTTCGACGACGACGGGACCTCGAACGTCAACGACCCCGACGACGACAACGACGGGCTCGACGACACCGAGGACCCGTTCGCGATCGACCCGAACAACGGGCTCGACACGAACCTGCCGGTCGCCTACGACTTCGCGCCCAACTCCGAGTCCGGGACGATCCTGAACCTCGGCTTCACGGGCGTGATGACGAACGGTCAGGACTACCAGGAACTCTACGACCCGGACGAGGTGACCGCGGGCGGCGCGGCCAACGTCCTGACGGTCGAGAACGTTCCACAGGGTGACGCACACCAGAACACGAACACTCAGCAGCACGGCTACCAGGTCGGCGTGAACGCCGACGAGCCGTTCACGATCGAATCGACGGTGAACGGGCTTCCCGACGACGCGGAGTCGTTCCAGTCACAGGGGATCTTCCTCGGCACCGGCGACCAGGACAACTACGCGAAGCTGACCGCCACTGGCTTCAGCTCCGGAAGCGGTTCCGGCGTCCAGTTCGCCACGGAGGAGGACGGGAGCTTCACCGATGTCGCGAACCCGCCGGCACCGACCGCCGGCAACGCGACCACGCTCTCCATGACGGTGTACCCGAGCAACGGCACCGTCGAGGCGTACTACGCCGTGGACGACGGCGAAGAACAGTTCGTCGGCGAGACGACCGTTCCGACGAGCTGGTTCGACACCGCCGACGGGAACGGCACCGCCGTTGGCGTCATCGCGACGTCCAACGGAGCGAGTTCGACGTTCGACGCGACGTGGCAGAACCTGTACGTCGAGCAGCTGAACCCACCCGCGAACCAGCCGCCGACGGCCGACGCGGGCGCGGACGTCACTGTCGATGAGGGACAGGAGGTCACGCTCGACGCCTCGGGCTCGACCGACCCCGACGGCGACACGCTCGGCTACACCTGGACGCAGACGTCGGGCAGCCCCTCGGGGCTGCTCGACATGAGCGACAGCGAGCAGGTGACGTTCACCGCCCCCGACGTGGACGGTGACACGACGTTCACCTTCCAGGTCGAGGTCGCCGACGGCAACGGAGGCACCGACACCGACACGGTCGACGTGACGGTGCAGGACACCGACTCGGACACCGGCGGCGACATGTCCGTCGCGGAGGCCGTCGCGATGGGTGGCGAGAACGACACCCTTATCGAGGATTCGGAGATCCAGCAGGCGATCAACTGGTGGTCGACCGGCGGCGAAGTGCCGAACACCGGCGGGCAGACCATCGACGACTCGGAGATCCAGACCCTCATCAACATGTGGGCGACCGACGCCAGTGTCGGCGGCGGGAGCGGAGGCGAAACCGGCTCGGCGCTGGTCGAGATCACGCCCGACAGCGGGCTCGAGACCAGCACCTACGGCGGTGGAACCTACCAGGTGACGAACACCGGCGAGAAGGAGATCGCGGCGGTTTCGTTCGACCTCAGCACGGCGACGCTGCCGGACATGGTGTTCGACCCGCAGGGTACCGCGGGTGACCCGACCGGCGAGGGTCTCAACATCGCCAGCGACGGCGGCACCGGCATCACGACCGCCGAAGGGGACGAAGCGTTCTCCCAGCCGCACAACGGGCAGGACGCCGACGACGGCTACGACGTGATGACCGTCGAGTTCGACGACTTCCAGAACGGCGAAACCGCGACCTTCTGGGCCGACAACGACCCGACGAGCATCAAGGGCGCGACGGTCGGCTCCCAGGAGGCCGGTCCGGTCTCAGGACTCGAACTCGCCCGCTCGACGGTGACGATCACCTACGCGGACGGTACGACCCAGACCACCCAGCTGATGGGTGACGGGAGCGACGGCGGCTCGACCGCCGTCGTCACCGAGGGCGAGACTCCGGCGCCGACCATCGGCGCACAGGACGTCTCGCTCGACAGCGGCGTGCTCGACGGCTACCACAGCGGGGCGACGGTCTCCGAGGCCGGCCAGACCATCATGGTCACCGGCGAACCCGGCGAGACGGTCACGCTCGTGCGCGTCGAGGGCGAACTGACGCTGACGAACGTCCCGAACGACGGCTACAACATCGAAGAGTACGAGGCGAACAACGCACAGAACGTCGAGTACTACACGGCGACGGTCGGCTCGAACGGCCAGGCAGAGATCCCGGTCACGCTGACCGACACCACGTCCGACGGCGACGACAACGCCGGCTACAACTACTTCGTGGCCGCGCACGGGGAGGCCTCCGGCGACATGGGCCTCGCCTCGAACGTCGTTGTCCTCCAGTACGACGAGAGCGCCGGCGACGGCGACACCGGCGACGGCGACGTCGCCTTCGCCGTCAACGCCGGCGGATCCGAGTACACCGCAGGGGACGGCACGGTCTTCCAGGCCGACACCGGCTTCAGCGGCGGGAGCACGTACAGCGTCACCCAGGACATCGGCGACACGCAGGACGACCCGCTGTACCAGACCGAACGGTACGGCGACTTCTCGTACGACGTCCCCCTCGAGGACGGCGAGTACGAGGTCACCCTGCACTTCGCCGAGATCTACCAGGGCGTCTCCGAGAACGACGGTGTCGACTCGACCGGTCCCGACGACGGGACTCAGGAGAACGACCGGGTGTTCGACGCCTCGATCGAGGGCCAGCAGGTCCTGGAGAACTACGACATCTACGCCGAGGTCGGCCCGCTGAACGCGACCCAGGAGACGTTCACGGCCGATGTGACCGACGGCGAACTGAACGTCCAGTTCAGCACCGTCTACGACAACGCGAAGGTCAGCGCCATCGAAGTGCGGACCGCGAGCGATGACGGCGACGGCAACGCGGCGCCATCCGTCGACTCGATCAGCGACCTGACGGTCACCGAGGGCGACTCGGCGTCCGTCCCGGTCAGTGCCTCCGACGCTGACGGCGACGCGCTGTCGCTGTCGGTCGACGGTCCGAGCTTCGTCGGTCTCGACGACGCCGGCGACGGCACGGGGACGCTCAGCGTCGCCCCGCAGTCGGGCGACGCCGGGACGTACACGGTCGACGTGACGGCCGACGACGGCACGACCACGACCACCGAGAGCTTCGAGGTCACGGTCGAAGCCCCGTCCTCGGGCGGAACCGGTTCGGCGGACTTCACGGTCAACGAGAACGGCGGCATCGACGCGAGCACCTACAGCGGCGGCTCGTTCGAGGTCACCAACACCGGCGACAAACAGATCTCGTCGGTGACCTACGACCTGAGTTCGGCGACGTTCCCCGACGTGGTGTTCGACCCCGACGGGACCGCCGGCGACTCGGCCGGCAAGGGCTTCACCGCCGACAGCGGCGGGAGCGCGACCGGCCTCCAGGGCGGGTCGTTCGCTGCGCCGCACAACGGTCAGGACGGTGCCGACGGCTACGACGAGCTGACGACCACGTTCGACGACTTCGAGAACGGCGAGACGTTCGCCTTCTCGACGGACATCGACCCGACGAGCATCAAGAACGCCCAGGGGACGGGCGCGGCCGGCTCCGTCTCCGGCCTCGAGCTCACCGGCGCGACGGTGACCGTCGAGTACGCCGACGGCAGCACGCAGACGACGCAGCTGTTCGGCGACGGGAGCGACGGCGGCTCGCAGGCGACAGCGTCGGACGACCTCGCGAGCGCACCGACGCTCGGCGTCGACGGCGCCTCGCTCGATTCGGGCGCCCTCGCCTCCCAGCACAGTGCGGCGACGGTCTCCGAGGCCGGCCAGACCATCACGGTCACCGGCCCGGCGGACGCGACCGTGGTACTGCTTCATGTCGAGGGACAGCTCGAACTCGCCAACCAGGCGAACGGGTACGACCTCGAAGCCTACGAGGCGAACACCGCCGAGAACGTCGACTACCAGACGGTCGACCTCGGCAGCGACGGCGAGGCCACGGTCGACGTGACCCTCACCAACACCTCGAGCAGCGGCGTCGAGGGCGGGTACAACCACTTCGTCGCCACGGTGCAGGACGGCGACGGCACCGGCGCGACCTCGAACGTGGTCGTGCTGAAGTACGACGAGTCGAGCGACACGACGGGTCCGGAGTCGCAGGTCCTCCACCGCGTGAACGCGGGCGAGGACACGACCGTCCCCGCGACCGACGACGGTCCCGACTGGACCGGCGTCTCGGACACGTCCTCGCCGTACCTCGCCTCCGTGGCGAGTTCGGACGCGGGGACCTACTGTGCGGGCGACGACGTCACGGCCGACGGGACGGTTCCCTCGTCGACGCCCGACGCGGTGTTCGACTGCGAGCGCTACGGGGAGATGACCTGGGAGTTCCCGGTCGACGCCGGCCAGGAGATCGAGGTGCGACTCTACCTCGCCAACTCGTACCCCGGCGCGAGTGAACCCGGTGACCGGCAGTTCAACGTCTCCATCGAGGGGACGCAGGTCCTGACGCAGTACGACCCCGTGGCCGACGTCGGCCACGCCACCGGGACGACGAAGAGCTTCACCGTCACCGACGACGGCGACGGAACGGTCACGGTCGCCTTCGAGCAGGGGGCGGTCGAGAACCCCGAGGTCAGAGCCATCGAGATCGTCGAGGAGGGCGACTCGCAGTAG